The region GCAAATCCGGAGTCATAGAAGTCGTCCTCTATCGCGCTCGGTCCAAAGCTATAGCCGTTTTCATGAAGGTACTCGGATATCTCACTTCCAGGCTGGGCAAAGTCAAGCGCAGTACCTCCGGAAGAGGACTTTATGTTCGGCGATGCCCcatgatcaagaagaatCTTTGCTATCATTTTATGTCGGTTGGTCATAGCCCACATCAACGCACTCCATTGATTGCGGTCTTGCTGGTCAACATTTGCCCCCGCATCAAGCAGCGCCGCAACGACATCCTGGTGACCCTGTATATCAAGTTCAAAAGTCAGTATGTTATCTTCAAGACAAGGCAAAAGGCGAGGATCCGAACAAGCAACATACAAAACAACTGGCATATATCAACGGCACCGTGCCCTCCTCATCAGGCATATTCACGTCAACATAGTCTTTCGCCTTTCCCCGTACCAGCCTCCGCACCCGCTCAACATCCCCATTACTAGCTGCCATATTCAAGGCCCGCTGCAGAACCTCCCGTTTCCGGTCATCCGTCAACTTCTCATCCGCAGCAATTGCGTCTTCGTCCGCATCGAGCGAGTCCACCTCGCGGTGCGCGGCCTGCGCAGCAAGCATCTCCATTAACCGGGCATCGCTATCCTCCAGCCGAGCCGTCGTTGTAGATTCATTGTCGTCGTCCGTGTGGAGTGCGAGGTTGCGTCCGTAGTGGGTGTGCAGTGCATGCTCATCGTCATGCGAATGATCGTCCAATGCAAGACTGAAACTGAGTGGTTTCGCAGCAACAGGTGTCAAGAATTGGGATTGACCTATACGAGCAAGCCACGAAAGATCAGTTGAGTTCCCCTGAAGAGAAACTAGAAACAAAGGAGGCTATCCACGAACCCTGCCAAGCATCGTACATCTCCGTCTCCTGCTGTATGGCGGGGAAAGAGCGGCGGTCGTCCAAGGACTTCGGTAAATCATCAGGAAGCTTTTTAGGATCGAAGTCGGACGAATTCGACCCTCCGGGCTCGTGGCCGTGGTCGAAATGAGCGGGTGTAGCCCCGCGGGGAGAATCCATCGTCTACCGTTTCGGAGGGCGATCACGCTTCAAGAGTCGACGAGGGGCGGAAGACTATTCAGTAGAGGGAGCAGTAGCTCCATGGGGATGATTTAGAGAGAATACGTCCGTAGTAAAGAGTGAAACAAAAACCCGGCAAGGGCGGCGGAAGACGAGGGGTGCTGAGCGGACGAGCAGAAGACGAACGGTGGTCGGGTTCCTGACGATGATTGCCGGTGACTACGTAGATCAAGAGTGCCAGTGATGCAATTCCCGACAAACAATCCCTGAATTCCTCCACTGCTGCCTCACTAGAGGTCTCGGTTTTAATTGCAGGGTCTCTGCTACTAAGTTATTAGCTGCTACTTGTTACATATTGACTTTGACTCGGACATTAGATCTACGCAATTAAAACGGTCATTGTAAGGCAAATGTCTGGCATCATCATGAACAAATTAAACACTAAACGAACGAATACTATACATTAGTTTCAGGACGAAGGCCGCCCATGCACAAATCACAAATTGTCGGGGATATCAGTCGCTAAACGCCAAAAAAAGTCGAAAAATGCGGGGGTATTATGCAAGCGCTATATACCAGAAATATAGGTAGTAAATAGATGGTGTCGTGTGTAGTAAGGGTCATCCTTCACCCCCTTATACCAATAGCTTGCTGCGGACCTGGATTTGTTCTTCCGAGAGGGAGGCGATCCAAAGCACACGCTCAACGATTCCTGGTACCGGCTCGATATTGTACTTTGTGCTCGCGTCAATCAATCGGAGGAGACTCTTAACAATTCTCGCTGTCGTGCGATAGCGCTCGAAGTTGATTAGCGGTTCTCCCTCGCGGGTTGCTGCCACCTGGGCAGGCTTTTGAGCATTATACGTGAGGTCATGGATATAGAGTCCTAGTGATTCCCAGTTAGTATTGCGAATCCAAGGGAAAGGTTTACAAATGGACGCACCAACAAATGGAATGCAGCCTTCTTGCACGTTCGCAGTCTCCATTTCGACACGGAGGTCATGGAAGTTGCGGACGGGCTGGATGAGCATCTCCAAATCCTTCAACATCCGCCTATCCTCGAGCGGCACTAGCGCCCACGTACTCTGGAGCCGAGAGCAATCCGTCGAAGTAAGTGCAATACAAATCTGCAGCATGGTGGCGTAGTTGCACATTCTCCGTGCATGTACCGCAGTGTGTATGAATTTGGAGATGGTAAGAGCCCGctccttgatatccagggtGAGAACAATCTCTGACAGAGCCCATTTCACCATGAGGTTGAACCGTCCCACCACTAAATCAATGCCCCGGCGCTCCTCGTCCATAAGGAACTGCACCCAGCTCGTGGTAAATGGAGGACCGCTATTCCACTTCATGTCAACAAGGTCCCTCCAATCTACCTCACCAAGAGCAGCCATCTCAACCAAAGTGAACTGCTCGGCCAAAACGTGAGATTCGCATGACAGGACAAAGGGCACATGTTGAGCGATTGGTATTTTCGGGATTGCAGAAATATGGTGGTCTGCTTCCGATCGGCAGAGAACGTCTCCTGACACATGTTGCATATCCAAAGATGGGATATTTGCCCGCTTCCCAGCCTTATGGATCGGAGATGGGTCTGGGGTCAGGGGCTGAGCTTTGGCAAGGTCAGGATACAGGGAAGCTCGATATGAATGAACTGAGCGATGATTTTGAATAGTCATAGGGGGGGAAGGTGGATGTGCAAGGGGGTGAGGGGGTATTGTAGCACTCGACTCGTTGAGACTTCGCGTGTCAAACGATAGCCGCGCATCCGCGGCTTCCTTGGGGTCTATGACGTCGACAGAAAGCTCCGAAGATAGACCAGATAAACGAGATACTCTGGATTTTTGATGAGGGACAGGAAGACTGGATCCTCGCGGGATGCGCTTCATGCTCTCGGTCTTCTTGACCATGTCAATGGAAGGATGCGATGATCCAACATCCGAGCTCCCCTCATTAGCTGCCATGGGCTGAAGCGCAGTGAGTTGGCCTCCATCCACAGGCTTCTTCATGGACTCGTCACTAAGTCCTCGCTCTAAGAGTGGAATAGAACTGTAGGAGTCCTCAGAGTCTACGTTTGACCCAGAGTAGGATCTGGTGAGGATCCGCGCCTGCGCTTGAGAGTATGTCAGGCTGTCGCCCATTTTCTGCTGGACTCTTGAGAGGGTACTGAAACGTGGGTTAAAATCATGCGGTGTCAACCCTTCTCGCGTACGTTCTTGATCTTTGGTAGGTGCCTGCTGACTTGGGCCAGCAGTAGCATTGGCCGCGCCACCGGCTGGCTCACCCTTCCATTTCCCTTCAAGCTTCAATAATGCAGACTCAACTCCtccgtcgtcttcatctggaATCTGCGCAAAACGAGCAATAGCGGATTCGAAAGAACGCCGAATGAGCTGAGACGAGTGTGTTTTCAATAGCGAGAATCGAGGCTTTGGAGGTACAAGACTAGTCTGTGGCCTTGACGCGGAATCATCCAACGTATTAGCCGTGCTATCAGCTACAGAACTTTGATAGGTCACATCAGAccaggctgaggctgagtCACGGAACGAACGTGCATCCAGACCATTTTGCATCCGACGTAGATTGCCCCCAGGTCTCCGTCTAAGCGTAGGTCCGGGTGGTTTGTCCGCAATATCAAGGATGCTGGACCCAGCTGTTGACGATTCGAGTTCGCTATCCATAGCGGGGCGGTGTCTCGAGAAACTGCTCTGGAATGAGGCATACTTTCGGAGACGTACAGATGACGACTTTTTCTTCCACCACGAAGAGTCCCTCTCATTAGAGTACGATCTCTGCGATGCAGGGCCGCCAGACTCCCCATGGAAAGCaaaacttcttcttgactgTCTTAAGCTGGATTCGTCATAGTAAATTGGCAACGAATACTCATCAGCTCCAAGGGTGGACGCTCGAGGTGAAGCAAGAAATGTATGAGCTTTTGGGGTCGAAGGGGAGTTCTCTCCCGTAAGAAACGTAGGAGGCTGATCAAGGCCCACAGGAACCGTTTGAACGCCTCCTGACATGACTGGCGTGCCTGTGTCATCGACAATAACTATAGACTGGCTACCACCGGTTAGATGGCTTTGCGTTTTATTAACAGGTGGATGAAGGAAGGATTGCGGTGTTTCGCCGGCAATGTGTTCAGTGCATTGTCGGGGTGCCTCGTTCAAGTCTGTCGAATCGACTTTCTCACCGGACGCTTGACGATACTGCCGCAGAGCCTCGTCGCATAGAAGGTCAATTTTAGTTGGCTTCTTTGCCGGGGGACCAGGCTTTTTGTCCCGGTAGGTATCCGATCCGAATGCAACATTTGTAGGAAGTGCCGAAGTTTTTCCTCGTGGGGACAGTCCGTTCATGGGGCGCGGGGAGTTACTAGAAACTGGAATCTTGCCGTTTAGAGCTCGACGGATAGAGCCGATGATCGTCTTTACACCCGAGCTGGAAGCAGCAGGTTTGCCTGATCCATCCGTATTGCGCCGGTCAAAACGCATACCAGGCGCCAGAGGTGGTAAAGGCGGGGAGGGGGGAGCCATCATGGTCATGTAAGACTCGGCGGGAGGGTATAGTTCTCCGCGAATCAAACCACCCAGATAGTACGGCTCCTGCGCCGAGGAAATCCCATGGTTATCCAAGCGCTGCAACGAGATGGGGGCTCTATCGTCTCGAAAAGAGTCCGAGAAACTACCACTGCGTTTGTGCATATGGCCATAACATGGGATACGTCTCACGCTAACTGGAGATATTGGAGATGCAGGATCCTGAGAGAAGCCTGCTGTCTTGGGTTTTACAGGCACCGGGTGCGGTGTGTTGGCCGAGAAGGGCATAGAATGGCGTTTGGGTAACTTAGGAGGCAATGAGCACGAGATTGCAGGGGCGCTCCAGTCACTGCCAGCTGAAGTTGGCATACTTTTAGCCGTGGCAGAAGAATCATTCCGGTCGTGATGCGTGGATAACGGTGCATTTCTGGCCgtctcgaccagctcaggCATTTGAGTGCCATGAGTCGGGGCGACATTTTGCAAGTCGCCTACGGTTGGCTCCTCGCCCCCAGGATCAATGGGGCGGTCTGGGCTGTTGTACGACAGGTAATGGTCTGGGATGTCCCAATAGGCCGAGCACTTTCCATGCCAACATCGTTTAAGGTCGATGAGAATCTTCAGATCACTCATACCACCACCTTGGCGAGCCTTCACGCTGTCGTATAAACGGTTGACAGTCTCGCAGAAGTGAGCTCGCAATTTGAAGTCAGGAACGAAGTCATCAACAAAGTAGTTTAAGATCCAATGGCGCAGGGCCGCAAACGTGCGGATTCTTATGATTCTCCCATCTTCCTGCAAACGGTTTATTGCCCATTGCAGACGTGCAAGCAGAAGGGAGAGTAGAGAACTTGCGGAGAGGTAAGGTCGGAAGGTGAGAAAAAAGTCTGAGACAAGCTCATAATCCATGAAGGACTCGGAGGATATTTGCGCGACTATGCGCGCAGGTGTCGCAGCACTGATATTCCTGGTGCCAGGGACGTAACGAACGACGGACTCATCATCCATCACTGTCACCAGCGTCTCGAAGATTGACGGTTTGATGGAGTCGCCAGGATCATACACAATTGGGTCGGGGCTAACGGCAGCACTCCGGCCTAAATCCATAGCAGACACCCCAGAAAATATAGAGGGAGCAAATGAATGGTGAATATCGTCATGTAAGCAAGTGTTGCGAGCAGTGCTTGAGGTCCATGCTTCCATTGAGTGCGTCGAGCTATGTAAAACGTTTGTCGTGTTGAACCGTCTCATACCCAGGTGGTAATCCGGAATTGGAACCTCTAGGTGTTGATGGGAAGATTCATCTGCTGACTTAGGTCTATCATCTGCCCGGTCGATAATAAACCGAAATCCAGTATTGGTCCCCTCATGGGAAACCGACCACCGTTCCGAGATTGTAGAGAAGGAATACGATCTTTGGAGCGTGCGCCGTCGAGTTTGACGGTCTGAATTGTACCGCTGCGAACCCGAGTCTATTGAAGCAGCGTCATCCCCATTCCCTTCGCCCTCGAAACGGAGCTCGGACAGTTGCGAATTGGACCATCGTGAGGGTTCGTTCTTGTTATTATCATCTAGTCCTTGCGTACGAAGATATTCCGGCTTCGATTGGCTATCTGAAGGGACGGCTGGCGCACGACGAGATTCTTTGCGAGACAAGTTTTGAACGGGcctaaaaaaaaagaaagtaAAGTTTAGCGCTGCTCAATGGCTGTGCGGTAACAAAACATGCACTGGAAGGTATACAGGCCTAGTCTTACCTCAGGAATATTTTGCCGTTCTGGCCCACGTTTCCGACAGTAAAATGACTAGATTCCCTCGGCCCAGCAAAGACCTCACGCCGAGCTTTCGGTTTAGtatcaaggagcttgaaagACCGCGCTCGGAGCACTTCATGGCTGTCCTTGGTCTGTACCAAAGGAGGAGCCGCCTTGTCCCCTGCCGTTCCCGAGCCAATGTTTGTTTTCTTCGCAATGTGCTTTGCTTGTGCAACGGTGTGAGCGCGTCGTAAAGCAGAGGTGACGTAGGGGACTTTGATGGGCGCATTGAGCTTGGAACCATTGCCTGCTGAGACAGGGGAAACACGCGTGTGCACTTCCTCCGACTTCCTCGGGCTGTCGTCCAAACCAGCCACACTGGGCCCCATTATGCAGCAAGATGTAGCGCACAGAGACCGCAGGTTGGTGGTCCCAAAGCAGGGACTTTCGTTCCCCTTGTCAACAGCAGgcctttttctctttttcacCAGAGACGCTCAATGCTGATAGGATACGGAGCGGTGGACAGCCCGGTTTGGGAACAGATTGCGTGCCTGTGCAACAACATGACCAGGTTCGCGAGAATTGGCCTTATATGCAACGAAACCCGAGCATCGACGCGGTTCTGCTCGGCACTGACGAAGTTCCCCGTCCCGTTTGAAGCTTGGACCGACGAGGCGCAGGGTGGATACGAGTCGCAGCCAGAAGAGACACCGGGTCGAAGACGGGATTTCAAGCGATCGATGGCCAAGAGGACGACAGGAATGAAGCGAATGGACGGATCGAAGTGTGACTGAGTGTGACTGAAACctgacgatgatgaagggCACAAAAAATCTGGCCAAGAAGCAAGTGAACACCAAAGGCTAAGCAGCCGCGTGACGGGAAATTATGAGGCGACCGCGAGGCCGTTAGACTACTCAGAATAGGGCGGGTTTGTTTTGTTAGCGGGTGGGACGGCCGTTCCAGGAGAGCGGAACCAGCCCacaacaggagcaggagcaggataaGGATGAATACTCTCGTGTACTTCTGAAGATTGGTATCTCCTCCAGGGTTTTAAATGACCTATGGCATCAAATCTGCGGGGAGAAGCGAAGATAAAAGCTGAAGTGCCACCTTGGCCCGTGGGTTGCCTTGCTCAACTTTTCGGCTTATTCTCGCTGCACACAAAGAGCGCGGAGGGGCTATGGCCAGGATCTCCTAGCCATCTTATTTTCCTAGCATCAATCACATTGCAAGGCGGCACCTAGTGTCATCTGATCAGATCCAGTCCCAGCTTGAGGCTCCACAGGCAGCGGATCAATCAAGGATGATAACCATACAGAATACCAAGGACAGATGTCCATAGGGCCGATTCGCCTATCTGAATTTCTATCCCCCAATCTTCCCCAATTCCCATTCCAAGAGACCCAGACAGCCGTTAGCTGCCATTGACCAACTCGGTTACGCCAACCTCGACAAGGTTTCGCTATTGATTCTTTCTTTGGTGCCAGACTCATGGTTTCTACTCTGCGGATCCCCCAAATTCAAGTTCATCTCAAAAAGCACTGCATCGCTCAAGTTTCAGTCGGTGGTGAGAGCGTCACCTATTCCTCAGAGCAGCAAGACAACACCGTAGAAACACAGTAGAATTGATACATCAAATTCCAATGTCGATTGCCTTCACAGCTGACCGTCGAACCAGCGCTTCGGTTCTTCTACTCGCGATTCCCTTGCATTTGCTTTTTTCATGACCCAGGGAACTGGAAAGCCAAACACGTTATGATTTTCGTCACCGCAAGTCTTTACTGCTCATTGCTCAGCGGGGTGTTCAGTATATTCGAATATGGGCTGGAGCATAGAGACGACGGGGGGTCTGGGGTTTTTGCCAGGATATCTACTTGAAGAGCGCCAGTAGCCCAGACTACGATTCGCTTTGTTCATGTTACAATGCCCAGTCGGTGCAAGCCACCCAAAAAGCAGATCTTCAGATGTCAGCCGCTGAGCCGCATGTAGTCTTCTGATCGCTGCGGTGGGTTCCATCTGTCTGTAAAGATATGAATGAAAGAAAAACTTTGCTAGTCGGAGCAAAGGTGGTAGGTTTCAAACTCAAGAGTCGTTAGGAAGCCATTGCCAAAAGATCCAGTTGAATGCTACTGCGCACAATGTGCTACTTATCATTGCTTATACATATCCCGGTACACCTACAGTACTAATATACAAACAGCGCCCCTGCATCCAGCCACAGCTACCAGAGCTTGCAGGTAGGCTGCTTGTTGGGGCAATTGAATGCCTCTTTGAATTCTAGGGAATTCGCCATGGTACCCTATCAAGCCTAGGGTCAGTCCCATTACAACTGCAGTGCCCAGGGTACGGATTCGACTTACAATAATTCTCGCTGGCTTAGGCGCATGAGGGTCATTATATATAGCCTCTTGGGCCTTCTCAGGGGTCGTTTTGCTGCACCACCAATTTGCGtaagagatgaagaaaaccTGCTCTTTGCTGAACGATGAAAGCCCAGGTAGAATGGGGTCAGCATGTGCCTCGtcgcgcttcttccaggcGTGATAGGCCGCTGTCAATCCCCCTGCATCCGCGATGTTCTCACCAAGAGTCAAGCGACCATTGACGTGAAGCTCAGAGTCCTTGCCATGGACTGTGAAATTCGAGTACTGGTCGATGAAGCATTGTGCGCGGTCCTCAAATGCCTTCACTGTTTTCTCATCCCACCAATCCGTGTAGTTCCCTGTCTCGTCGTAATGACGTCCCGTAGAATCGAAGGCTTTGATATATGCGTAAGTTCCTACATATTTCATTGGATAGAAGGCCTGAGCTTACCGTGAGAGAGTTCGTGCCCACTCACTGCTCCAAACGCTCCGTAGGACAAGTATAACGGGGCACCTTTTCCGTAGAATACTGGTGGCTGCATGATCCCGGCCGGGAATACGATCTCATTGCCAGGGGGATTATAGTATGCATTGACAGTAGGGGCTGTCATTCCCCATTGGTCTCGATTAGTTGGCTTACCTAGCTCGGACCATTCTTTCTCAACCACAAATCTCGAAACGGCAAGGCCGTTCTCGAAGTAAGTATCATTCGAGATTGACAGACTCTGGTAATATTTCTCTACATCGGCTGGGTCCATCACGTTGGGGCTCTTTGTCGGGTACCCGATTTTCTGGACGATATTGCCAACTTTCTGAATGCCGAGTTTCCTCACTTCAGATGACATCCAGTTGGTTTGGTCTAGGGTGAATACGAAGCGTTCCTTTATATCGGAAACAATCTGATCTCCGAGTCTCTTTGACTCCTCCGGGAAAGCGTCCAAGATGTAGAATCGGCTCAAGATCCATCCCAGATCTTCATCGACAGTGGTGATGCACTTGCGCCACCGGTCCATCTTGGCTTGAGGATCCTTCCCAGCGATCACATTGTTGAATTCACGCAGTGGCTCAATCTCGGCACTTTCAACATGCTCAGAATAGGCTTGAATGATTTTCCACTTGAAGAAGAATTGGATAGTCTCTCTCGACGTGTCCGCCAAAATTTTGGACAGCGATTTCATATAAGACGGAGAGCCCACAATTATACGATTAGTTTCGTAGTCCGATGGGGCAAGGTCCGAGATAATGTCAGATATTAAGATCTGGGGTAGAAGTGACTCGGTTTCCTCAATGCTGCGCGGGTTGTAGTATTGGGTGACATCCTCTTGCACCTGCGTAGTTGGCGTCACATCGGCCAAGGCCGACTCGAATGCTACGACGTCtttcgaaaactgtttcCCCTTCTTGCTCCCGACAAATTCACCGAGGACCGTCTCAACAACCGCGGTGTAGTCGCTCACAGTCTGAGTGTCATTGTAGTACTCCCTCGCCGGGAGGCCAATCTTTCTAGGGGGTGTCAAAAAGATCACTACATTGTCCGGATCACGGTCGTCTGGCTGTACGAGAGTGTTAGTCCTAATGTTGTATACTCATACAGACGGGAAGGCTCACCGAAACAGACGGAAGCACAAGAGCAGGAACGCCACTCTTGTAGAGATACAGCACAGAATCGGTCAAGCCGGCTTCAGTCCCTCCCATAGCCGAATCAAGACTATATATCTTCTCGAAGTCGTTCAGCAATTTCACCAGAGGCTCGTTTCCGCGGTTCCTAACCGCATCTTCATCAAAACAAGCGTTATATCCAGCCTTCAATTTCTCGAATATCTTTGAGTCAGCGGGGTCCGACGGTCCAGTAGACTCaaggagatggcggaggcgCGTTTGAGAAGCCTCCTCCATATAAGTCCCTGCGAAGATCGAGCCCTGGTCGGAACGCATATCATGCTGGTTCCTCCAACCGCCACAAACATACTGGTCAAAGTCTGTGCAAGGATCTATATTCGCGTAATTGGGGTCCAAGTTGCGAAGAATATCCGAAGCGGCGTTGACGCATTCCGGGGTCTGGCAGATAGTAGGTGCTTCAGTGTGGGGACCATCACTGTTAGATGGCTCTTCTGCAATGAAGAGGTCAGCAGGATCGAGAGCACAATTTACTCAGCATACTCAGCATACTCAGCATTGGCGATGCCAGGTACCCGGCTGTCATAAGGAGAATGGCGCTCCCTGTCCACAGCGTTGCGTAACACGATGTGGAGAGCCATGATCGGCTCGGCCAGCACCGCGATCTTCCAGATCGCTGGAGTTTTGAGCTCTCTTCTAGGTATTCAGATTCAGAAAGAGCGGAACACTTCTCAAGCTGGTGTTCAAAGTGGTCTTGCAGGAGAAGGGTTCTttcctcgccatcatcactaCAAAAGTCAATAATGATCTGCTCTTAACTTGAGTGCTTGCGGGTGCCTGAAGCTGACCTCATTGGCGAGTCCGGCAGAGTAATCCTATCACCCATTTCGTCAATCAGAAGTTCATGAGCTTCAACTACCAGTTAATACAGAGTATATAATGAATATAAGACACTCAGACCATGTGCTCGCTCAGAGTTTATGAAG is a window of Aspergillus nidulans FGSC A4 chromosome VI DNA encoding:
- a CDS encoding mitotic regulator LTE1 (transcript_id=CADANIAT00009986); this encodes MGPSVAGLDDSPRKSEEVHTRVSPVSAGNGSKLNAPIKVPYVTSALRRAHTVAQAKHIAKKTNIGSGTAGDKAAPPLVQTKDSHEVLRARSFKLLDTKPKARREVFAGPRESSHFTVGNVGQNGKIFLRPVQNLSRKESRRAPAVPSDSQSKPEYLRTQGLDDNNKNEPSRWSNSQLSELRFEGEGNGDDAASIDSGSQRYNSDRQTRRRTLQRSYSFSTISERWSVSHEGTNTGFRFIIDRADDRPKSADESSHQHLEVPIPDYHLGMRRFNTTNVLHSSTHSMEAWTSSTARNTCLHDDIHHSFAPSIFSGVSAMDLGRSAAVSPDPIVYDPGDSIKPSIFETLVTVMDDESVVRYVPGTRNISAATPARIVAQISSESFMDYELVSDFFLTFRPYLSASSLLSLLLARLQWAINRLQEDGRIIRIRTFAALRHWILNYFVDDFVPDFKLRAHFCETVNRLYDSVKARQGGGMSDLKILIDLKRCWHGKCSAYWDIPDHYLSYNSPDRPIDPGGEEPTVGDLQNVAPTHGTQMPELVETARNAPLSTHHDRNDSSATAKSMPTSAGSDWSAPAISCSLPPKLPKRHSMPFSANTPHPVPVKPKTAGFSQDPASPISPVSVRRIPCYGHMHKRSGSFSDSFRDDRAPISLQRLDNHGISSAQEPYYLGGLIRGELYPPAESYMTMMAPPSPPLPPLAPGMRFDRRNTDGSGKPAASSSGVKTIIGSIRRALNGKIPVSSNSPRPMNGLSPRGKTSALPTNVAFGSDTYRDKKPGPPAKKPTKIDLLCDEALRQYRQASGEKVDSTDLNEAPRQCTEHIAGETPQSFLHPPVNKTQSHLTGGSQSIVIVDDTGTPVMSGGVQTVPVGLDQPPTFLTGENSPSTPKAHTFLASPRASTLGADEYSLPIYYDESSLRQSRRSFAFHGESGGPASQRSYSNERDSSWWKKKSSSVRLRKYASFQSSFSRHRPAMDSELESSTAGSSILDIADKPPGPTLRRRPGGNLRRMQNGLDARSFRDSASAWSDVTYQSSVADSTANTLDDSASRPQTSLVPPKPRFSLLKTHSSQLIRRSFESAIARFAQIPDEDDGGVESALLKLEGKWKGEPAGGAANATAGPSQQAPTKDQERTREGLTPHDFNPRFSTLSRVQQKMGDSLTYSQAQARILTRSYSGSNVDSEDSYSSIPLLERGLSDESMKKPVDGGQLTALQPMAANEGSSDVGSSHPSIDMVKKTESMKRIPRGSSLPVPHQKSRVSRLSGLSSELSVDVIDPKEAADARLSFDTRSLNESSATIPPHPLAHPPSPPMTIQNHRSVHSYRASLYPDLAKAQPLTPDPSPIHKAGKRANIPSLDMQHVSGDVLCRSEADHHISAIPKIPIAQHVPFVLSCESHVLAEQFTLVEMAALGEVDWRDLVDMKWNSGPPFTTSWVQFLMDEERRGIDLVVGRFNLMVKWALSEIVLTLDIKERALTISKFIHTAVHARRMCNYATMLQICIALTSTDCSRLQSTWALVPLEDRRMLKDLEMLIQPVRNFHDLRVEMETANVQEGCIPFVGLYIHDLTYNAQKPAQVAATREGEPLINFERYRTTARIVKSLLRLIDASTKYNIEPVPGIVERVLWIASLSEEQIQVRSKLLV
- a CDS encoding M13 family metallopeptidase (transcript_id=CADANIAT00009987), translating into MGDRITLPDSPMSDDGEERTLLLQDHFEHQLEKCSALSESEYLEESSKLQRSGRSRCWPSRSWLSTSCYATLWTGSAILLMTAGYLASPMLKEPSNSDGPHTEAPTICQTPECVNAASDILRNLDPNYANIDPCTDFDQYVCGGWRNQHDMRSDQGSIFAGTYMEEASQTRLRHLLESTGPSDPADSKIFEKLKAGYNACFDEDAVRNRGNEPLVKLLNDFEKIYSLDSAMGGTEAGLTDSVLYLYKSGVPALVLPSVSPDDRDPDNVVIFLTPPRKIGLPAREYYNDTQTVSDYTAVVETVLGEFVGSKKGKQFSKDVVAFESALADVTPTTQVQEDVTQYYNPRSIEETESLLPQILISDIISDLAPSDYETNRIIVGSPSYMKSLSKILADTSRETIQFFFKWKIIQAYSEHVESAEIEPLREFNNVIAGKDPQAKMDRWRKCITTVDEDLGWILSRFYILDAFPEESKRLGDQIVSDIKERFVFTLDQTNWMSSEVRKLGIQKVGNIVQKIGYPTKSPNVMDPADVEKYYQSLSISNDTYFENGLAVSRFVVEKEWSELAPTVNAYYNPPGNEIVFPAGIMQPPVFYGKGAPLYLSYGAFGAVSGHELSHAFDSTGRHYDETGNYTDWWDEKTVKAFEDRAQCFIDQYSNFTVHGKDSELHVNGRLTLGENIADAGGLTAAYHAWKKRDEAHADPILPGLSSFSKEQVFFISYANWWCSKTTPEKAQEAIYNDPHAPKPARIIGTMANSLEFKEAFNCPNKQPTCKLW